The window GCCGGATGAATTCCCGGCAGCGGCCACACGGCGGCAGGACGAACAGCTGGCCGCTCTCCACTTTGCGCCACACCGCGACGATGGACGCGATGGAGTACTCGCCGGCCGTCACCATCGCCGCGATGGCGGCGTGCTCGGCGCAGAAGCCGGTGCCGGAGCCCGTGTCGATGCACACGCCGTGGTGGTGCTGTCCCGAGCCGCTGACCAGCACGCACGCGACGTCGCCGAACAGGCGGTCGCTGACCCGGTGGGGGCGCAGCACGCCGGCCGCCTCGGCGATCAGCGCGTCGTGGGGCTGGGAACCGTCGAGCATGGTATCAGGGCCGGTCATGATTCCGGAGTATCCTCCACGCCGCTCCCGCCCACGCGCCACACCCGCGTCGCCACGCGCTTCACCAGCGTGCGGTCGTGGCTGGCGAACAGCACCGTGCCGGGAAAGGCCAGCAGCACGCCCTCCAGCGCCTCAATCATGCGGATGTCCAGGTGGTTCGTCGGTTCGTCCAGCACGAGCAGTTGCGCCCGCGTGACGCTCAGGCGCGCGAGGCTCAGGCGGGTGCGTTGCCCGCCCGACAGCCCCTCCAGCCGGAAGGCCGGGCCGGGCAGCTGAAGCTGCGCGGCGACCTCGTGAAGCTGGTGGGGTGTGAGGAGGGGATTGGCGTCTAGCAGGGCATCCGCCACCGTGTCCAGGCCCGCAAGTTCCTCGCCGTGCTGCCCGGCCACGTAGCGGGTGAGGCCCATGCCCCAGCGCACCTCGCCCGTGTGGGGAAAGGTGCCCAGCAGTGCGCCGAGGAGCGTGCTCTTGCCGCCGCCGTTCGGGCCGGTCAGTGCGATCTTCTCCCCGCGGCGGACGTGCAGGGTCACGCCGTCCAGCACCCGTCGTCCGTCCCGGCACACGCACAGGTCGCGTACGGTCAGCACCTCGGCCGGGCCGGGCGGTGTGGCAGGAAGTTCCAGACGCAGCAGGCGCCGGTCTGTGTACGGTTTCTCGGTGGCGTGCGCGTCGAGCCGGTCGATCTGCTTCTGCATGGCCTTCGCGCGGGCCGAGTAGATCTGCTGGCCCCGCTCGCTCTTGAAGGTGGACAGGAACTTGTCGTTGTCGCGCGCCCGGTTGCGGTTCTCCTGAACGCCACCCTTGCTCGCCTGCCGCCGCCGTTCCTCGTCCAGCGCCGCCCGCTTGCGCCGGTACGCCTCGTAATCACGTTCCTGCGCGTCGCGCAGCGTGGC of the Deinococcus sp. KSM4-11 genome contains:
- a CDS encoding cytidine deaminase, whose translation is MTGPDTMLDGSQPHDALIAEAAGVLRPHRVSDRLFGDVACVLVSGSGQHHHGVCIDTGSGTGFCAEHAAIAAMVTAGEYSIASIVAVWRKVESGQLFVLPPCGRCREFIRQIDPGNLRTRVILGRAEARPLADLLPRWEWPEPLT
- a CDS encoding ABC-F family ATP-binding cassette domain-containing protein codes for the protein MLIQLRGVARTYGDRTVFDGVELEVSPGARLALVGANGSGKSTLLRVMAGLEAPDAGSALISGRVALLAQQEEAGTGTLLDTVTPPALRAAQTAFDAASAGLADGSDAALTAFSEAEETYRLAGGYDFTGRAAAVLAGLGLDAGADADRLSGGQSRRALLARLLLSPADVYLLDEPTNHLDVDGARWLETWIASSSAAFVLASHDRAFLDAVATETAELERGRLIRYPGGYSDAMALKATLRDAQERDYEAYRRKRAALDEERRRQASKGGVQENRNRARDNDKFLSTFKSERGQQIYSARAKAMQKQIDRLDAHATEKPYTDRRLLRLELPATPPGPAEVLTVRDLCVCRDGRRVLDGVTLHVRRGEKIALTGPNGGGKSTLLGALLGTFPHTGEVRWGMGLTRYVAGQHGEELAGLDTVADALLDANPLLTPHQLHEVAAQLQLPGPAFRLEGLSGGQRTRLSLARLSVTRAQLLVLDEPTNHLDIRMIEALEGVLLAFPGTVLFASHDRTLVKRVATRVWRVGGSGVEDTPES